The genome window CCACATCAGGCCTCCCTGGCCTTACCCGAGGTCCCCACAAACAGGCTGGGGGCCCCAGCGCGGCCACTGGGAAGTCCTAGGGACTCCCACTCAGGACGGCTGCTGCtgaggggagggggcggggaggaaATGGTTTGCAGAGAAAGGTTTGTTTTATTGCAATTATTTAGAGCGCTCCCAAGGGGAGGGGAagatgggggggtgggggggctctGGTATTAAGTGGAAACATGTGTGGAGTTGGAGATCTTtttggaaaaaagcaaaaacacaaattCCTTTCAGTCAGCAGGCCCCGGCAGAGCAGCAAAGGCCCTCACCCCGCGCTGCCgccgctctctctctctttctctctctgtctctgtctctgcctctctctcacaTCTCTGGGTCTCTCTCCCCCCATCTTGCTGCCACAGGCCCCCAGTAcctggcaggcaggggcaggaTGGGGGCTCCCGGGGACTGGGGCTGATTTCTGGGCAGTGGCAGGACCACCCTCCAGTCCACTGAGGCTTGGGGAGCTCGGGGCAGGCTGAGGCCCAAGGTCCGTGCAGGAGGGGTCCCAGGGCCCCGAGACAGGCAGGAAGGGGCTCAGAAGTTGCTGAAGATTTCGCGCTTCCTGTTCCAGTCCATCTGCGGCGCGCGCTTGTTGACCCGCGTGGCTCGAGCCTTCTCCTTGGCCTCGGCCGCCGTGGGGCTCAGGTGGAGGCCACTCTCCTGGAAGGGGTCTCGCTTCCAGGCACTGCCATCCTGGGGTGAGCACGGTGGGTGGGGTGTCTGGAGTGAGCCCTAGTCCTACACCCCAGACAGGGGCCCCTCCCAGGGAACAACCAACAGAGGTTgcctgctggggctggggctggggtagGGGGCTTGAGGGCTTCCTGAGCAGAGACCCCACTGCCAGGGCTGACATCTCCACAGACACCCACCCCAAGGCCTCTGGCAGCCCCATGTGTGAGGTCAGGAGTGGAGGAGGACATCCATACCTCAGTGTCCTTGTCAGAACCAGGAAGGTCACTTCGGGACGAGCACGCAGAGCCACCATTGAGCTGGGAAACCAAGGACAGGTTGTGGCTTCACAGACAGACACAACACCCGCACAAGCACACACGTGCACAGAGGCACACGCCCCACCAGTGTGTGCTCCTCCACTCGGCAGGGGCCCCGGGCATCTGGTGGACTCCAGATGCGGTGAGGCAGGCACCCAGCGCCCGGCAGTGACAGGCAGGTGGCCTGGCTGGCTCATGGTGCAGAGGGGGTTTGGGTGCAGGAATGGACGGCGTGAGCAACGCCTGGGGTGAGGCTACCACCAGCTCcgaggaggcagagactggagggcAACTCCCTACCAGGTGGTGCTCAGGAGGGGACGGAAGGCAGCAGCCCCGACCCCAGGCGCCCCATGTGGCTTGTGTGTGGCACTGACCCAGGACGAAAACCACAGGGGCATTAAAGGGAGGTGACGGCCAGAATCAGGTGTCACTACCACACCTCGAGGAAAGGGATCTCCAGGGAGAAGGGGGCCTTTGTCGGGCCTGGGTACCCCCAGAAGCACCTTGTGTCTCGTGGGCACCCCACCCTCTCACCTGGACAGGGCTGGTTCCGTTAGTCACGGGTGATGGCAGAGGACCTGTGGGGACAGCGTGTCAGTGGCTGCTCGGCCACCACACCGCCCCCACCCTGTGCCCCGGGCCGTGGCCCACCTTCCACATGCTCCTCGGTGGGTGTGACCCGAAGCCGCTTGAAGTGCTCATCTGTCTCGGGGTCCACCACCAGCAGCCGGGCCTCATCCTCCCGTGCCTTGATGCTGGCCACCACCTCCGCGTGGCGCAGCCCCTCCACATTCTGCCCGTTCACCTGCCACCACCAGCACGCATCAGCCCCGCCGTGGGCCCAGACAGCCCCCAATGCCGCGTGGCCAGGTAAGGCATCAAATATTCATCACAGCCACCACCCGCCGAGGCAGCAGGAGGCGCGCCAGCTCAGGTTCCCAGTGTCCCCCTCCTCCCTGCAAGGACCCAGGGCCCCAGTGTGGACAGGCATGGGGCACCCAGCACCCTGCAGCCCTGGTGGGCCGGTACCTCAATAAGCCGGTCCTGGGCGCGGAGGCCAGAGCGGGCGGCAGGTGAGCCCAGGTCCACCGAGCGGATGTACTGGCCGGGCCGGGACTTGTCACTATGCAGGTTGAACCCATAGCCCTGAGGTCCCTTTCGCAGGTGGCAGAGCCGAGGGCGCAGCTCCCTCAGGGGCCCACTGACATCCTGCAGGCCCGAGGGACAGAGTCAGTCCCTGGCTCCAGCCTCCCACCCCCAGAGGCCACTCCCTGGTGGTGCCGCCGCTGCCCAAACTCGGTACCACGGCACCCATGGGCAGGCCCAGGTCTCAGTGGCAAACACTCCGGGCACCCATGGGCAGGCCCAGGTCTCAGTGGCAAACACTCCGGGCACCCAGGCTGCCTGCGACAGAGCTTCAGTTGTGGGAACTTTGGCAAAGTCAAGTTTTCAAACCCAGAAGCCTCCCCGATGGGCCCAGCCGCCTCCCTGGGTTGCTGGGATGATTCCCTGGGCTGGAGGCCAGCGTGGCACACAGGCGGGGTGGGAGAGAGCACCAGGTGGGAAGAACTGTCACTGTCGGCCTCCTGGGGCAGTTGTCCCTGAGGGCCCTGCCCGTGCGTCCCCCTGCCCTGGGCTCTCCTCCAGAGCGTGGGGCAGGCGCTCCTAGGCCAgcagttttgttttctctccagAGGCCTCCATGAGCCTGGCTGCGGTGGCGGCTCTGTTTGCTTTCACATTCCGGGAAAACGAGCCGCACCACCCCCGCAGGCCCAGCaagcagaggctggggcaggagcttAGAGTGGACAGGGCACAGAGGGCCTCCTGGGGCCTGGAAGGACCCCCCCGCTACCAtcccaggccctgccccatgTTACCTCTGGCATCCTGCAGTGGGGGTCTGGGCCAGGGGACCAAG of Rhinopithecus roxellana isolate Shanxi Qingling chromosome 20, ASM756505v1, whole genome shotgun sequence contains these proteins:
- the SLC9A3R2 gene encoding Na(+)/H(+) exchange regulatory cofactor NHE-RF2 isoform X1; protein product: MAAPEPLRPRLCRLVRGEQGYGFHLHGEKGRRGQFIRRVEPGSPAEAAALRAGDRLVEVNGVNVEGETHHQVVQRIKAVEGQTRLLVVDQETDEELRRRQLTCTEEMAQRGLPPAHDPWEPKPDWAHMGGRSSDAGKKDVSGPLRELRPRLCHLRKGPQGYGFNLHSDKSRPGQYIRSVDLGSPAARSGLRAQDRLIEVNGQNVEGLRHAEVVASIKAREDEARLLVVDPETDEHFKRLRVTPTEEHVEGPLPSPVTNGTSPVQLNGGSACSSRSDLPGSDKDTEDGSAWKRDPFQESGLHLSPTAAEAKEKARATRVNKRAPQMDWNRKREIFSNF
- the SLC9A3R2 gene encoding Na(+)/H(+) exchange regulatory cofactor NHE-RF2 isoform X3; translation: MARSGSATPPARSPGAPPRSPPQRLDVSGPLRELRPRLCHLRKGPQGYGFNLHSDKSRPGQYIRSVDLGSPAARSGLRAQDRLIEVNGQNVEGLRHAEVVASIKAREDEARLLVVDPETDEHFKRLRVTPTEEHVEGPLPSPVTNGTSPVQLNGGSACSSRSDLPGSDKDTEDGSAWKRDPFQESGLHLSPTAAEAKEKARATRVNKRAPQMDWNRKREIFSNF
- the SLC9A3R2 gene encoding Na(+)/H(+) exchange regulatory cofactor NHE-RF2 isoform X2, with protein sequence MARSGSATPPARSPGAPPRSPPQRLVQDVSGPLRELRPRLCHLRKGPQGYGFNLHSDKSRPGQYIRSVDLGSPAARSGLRAQDRLIEVNGQNVEGLRHAEVVASIKAREDEARLLVVDPETDEHFKRLRVTPTEEHVEGPLPSPVTNGTSPVQLNGGSACSSRSDLPGSDKDTEDGSAWKRDPFQESGLHLSPTAAEAKEKARATRVNKRAPQMDWNRKREIFSNF